The Ziziphus jujuba cultivar Dongzao chromosome 7, ASM3175591v1 genome includes a region encoding these proteins:
- the LOC107424160 gene encoding mitochondrial carrier protein MTM1 — MVWSRHSIPSWLSAAATRVDFEANPSKMLKDGNDGCSLEQHQHRSKPPLSDANLGFGGRVLSAAGAAVLSAILVNPLDVAKTRLQAQAAGVPYQGLCYPACSEANTILPNLQSSASSVRSNLGLEPVCRPECSQYKGTVDVFYKVIRQEGFLRLWRGTNASLALAVPTVGIYLPCYDIFRNLMEDFTTQNAPNLTPYVPLVAGSVARSLACLTCYPIELARTRMQAFIETQIGVKPPGVFKTLLGVVDPAKSTNFLQNLQSYRILWTGLGAQLARDVPFSAICWSTLEPIRRRFLDMVGDKASLPIIFGANFSAGFAAGTLAAAFTCPLDVARTRRQIEKDPSRAVKMTTRSTLVEIWRDGGMKGLFTGIGPRVGRAGPSVGIVVSFYEVVKYALHHHTHLNQ, encoded by the exons ATGGTGTGGTCGAGGCATAGCATACCTTCATGGTTAAGCGCAGCGGCAACCAGGGTTGATTTTGAAGCCAACCCATCGAAGATGCTCAAAGATGGCAACGATGGTTGTTCCTTGGAGCAACACCAGCACCGTTCCAAACCGCCACTATCTGATGCCAATTTGGGTTTTGGAGGGAGAGTTCTCTCTGCTGCTGGTGCTGCTGTTCTCTCTGCTATCCTCGTCAACccccttgatgttgccaag ACACGGTTACAAGCACAAGCTGCCGGAGTTCCTTATCAAGGATTATGTTATCCTGCATGTTCCGAAGCAAACACA ATTCTTCCAAATTTACAATCTTCTGCATCAAGCGTTCGTTCAAATCTTGGCCTTGAACCTGTGTGTCGTCCAGAATGTAGCCAGTATAAAGGAACGGTGGATGTCTTCTACAAAGTCATACGTCAG GAAGGCTTTTTAAGACTGTGGAGAGGAACAAATGCAAGCTTAGCATTGGCTGTACCAACT GTGGGAATCTACTTACCTTGCTATGACATTTTTCGCAATTTGATGGAAGATTTCACAACTCAGAATGCTCCAAATTTGACGCCATACGTCCCATTAGTGGCAGGATCAGTTGCACGTTCATTAGCTTGTCTTACTTGTTACCCGATTGAACTGGCAAGGACACGCATGCAG GCATTTATAGAAACTCAGATTGGTGTGAAACCTCCAGGAGTCTTTAAGACACTTCTTGGGGTTGTTGACCCTGCCAAGAGCACAAACTTCCTTCAAAACT TACAAAGCTACCGCATCTTATGGACTGGCCTTGGAGCACAACTTGCTCGTGACGTTCCTTTCTCTGCGATATGCTGGTCAACTCTTGAGCCG ATAAGGAGAAGATTTCTTGATATGGTGGGTGATAAAGCCAGTCTTCCCATCATTTTTGGGGCAAATTTTTCTGCTGGTTTTGCTGCAGGAACCCTTGCAGCTGCTTTTACATGTCCGCTGGATGTGGCAAGAACTCGAAGGCAGATAGAG AAGGATCCATCAAGAGCGGTCAAGATGACGACAAGATCGACCCTGGTAGAAATATGGAG GGATGGAGGAATGAAAGGATTGTTTACAGGAATTGGGCCCCGTGTTGGTCGTGCTGGCCCTTCTGTTGGAATAGTTGTCTCCTTCTATGAAGTTGTCAAATATGCTTTACACCATCATACCCATCTTAATCAATAA
- the LOC107424146 gene encoding uncharacterized protein LOC107424146 has protein sequence MYFFSPLMELNKEDLQFLVEKAWSLHGRLNGEIKNSISFCRFCPEHGRNFHIAETPFDERERLIIIRDSLKEVEDNLMFLQSLGSWQVRERHAALTHLEERRLDLIEKVTKYPGRELDVVRELYACFGNENAERLKRKKTEKFLSCCNNVGKFIVPWKWQNVVGIAVKFLLVSASISSLVPSYRIKHLFKSSSTKIPSICMVDSTTRRPRKIPLDVFYGRG, from the exons atgtattttttttcccctttaatgGAGCTAAATAAAGAAGACCTGCAGTTTCTGGTTGAGAAAGCATGGAGTTTACATGGTAGGCTCAATGGTGAAATCAAAAACAGCATCAGTTTCTGCAGGTTTTGTCCAGAACATGGTAGAAACTTTCATATTGCCGAGACCCCATTTGATGAAAGGGAGAGACTGATTATCATTAGAGATTCACTGAAGGAGGTTGAAGACAACCTAATGTTTTTACAG AGTTTAGGGTCTTGGCAAGTGAGAGAAAGGCATGCTGCGCTGACCCATCTGGAAGAAAGGAGATTAGATCTAATAGAAAAGGTGACAAAATATCCAGGAAGGGAATTAGATGTGGTAAGAGAATTGTATGCATGTTTTGGCAATGAAAATGCAGAGAgattgaagaggaagaagaccGAAAAATTTCTAAGTTGTTGCAATAATGTTGGAAAGTTTATTGTTCCGTGGAAGTGGCAAAATGTTGTTGGAATCGCAGTCAAATTTTTATTAGTCTCTGCTAGCATATCTTCTCTGGTTCCTTCTTATCGTATCAagcatttatttaaaagttcaaGTACAAAAATTCCTTCAATATGTATGGTGGATTCAACAACAAGAAGACCAAGAAAGATCCCTCTGGATGTATTTTATGGCAGGGGATGA
- the LOC107424158 gene encoding tubulin gamma-1 chain yields the protein MPREIITLQVGQCGNQIGMEFWKQLCLEHGISKDGILEDFATQGGDRKDVFFYQADDQHYIPRALLIDLEPRVINGIQNSEYRNLYNHENIFVSDHGGGAGNNWASGYHQGKGVEEDIMDMIDREADGSDSLEGFVLCHSIAGGTGSGMGSYLLETLNDRYSKKLVQTYSVFPNQMETSDVVVQPYNSLLTLKRLTLNADCVVVLDNTALNRIAVERLHLSNPTFAQTNSLVSTVMSASTTTLRYPGYMNNDLVGLLASLIPTPRCHFLMTGYTPLTVERQANVIRKTTVLDVMRRLLQTKNIMVSSYARTKEASQAKYISILNIIQGEVDPTQVHESLQRIRERKLVNFIEWGPASIQVALSRKSPYVQTAHRVSGLMLASHTSIRHLFSKCLSQYEKLRKKQAFLDNYRKFPMFADNDLSEFDESRDIIESLVDEYKACESPDYIKWGMEDPDHVLTGEGNASGTVDPNLAV from the exons GGAGGTGACCGCAAAGATGTGTTTTTCTATCAAGCTGATGATCAGCACTACATACCACGAGCTTTACTAATTGACTTGGAGCCCAGAGTGATTAATGGAATTCAAAACAGTGAATATCGGAATCTTTATAATCATGAGAACATATTTGTTTCAGATCATGGAGGTGGTGCAGGAAATAATTGGGCAAGTGGATACCATCAG GGAAAGGGTGTTGAAGAAGATATAATGGACATGATTGATAGAGAAGCAGATGGAAGCGATAGTCTTGAGGGTTTTGTTTTGTGCCATTCAATTGCTGGCGGAACAGGCTCAG GTATGGGTTCATATCTGTTGGAGACTCTGAATGATCGTTACAGCAAAAAACTTGTTCAGACATACAGTGTGTTTCCTAATCAGATGGAAACGAGTGATGTGGTGGTCCAACCCTACAACTCACTTTTAACTCTTAAGCGACTAACACTCAATGCTGATTGTGTTGTCGTTCTTGATAACACTGCATTAAATAGGATTGCTGTTGAGCGCCTTCATCTATCAAATCCCACCTTTGCTCAAACAAATTCTTTGGTTTCTACTGTCATGTCTGCCAGCACAACCACTCTTAGATATCCAGGATACATGAATAATGACTTGGTTGGTCTTCTTGCATCTTTAATTCCTACACCGAGATGCCATTTCCTAATGACGGGATATACACCACTTACGGTGGAGCGCCAG gCCAATGTGATTCGTAAAACCACTGTGCTGGATGTTATGAGAAGGCTTCTGCAG acAAAAAATATTATGGTTTCCTCTTATGCTCGAACGAAAGAAGCTAGTCAAGCAAAGTACATATCGATACTGAACATCATTCAGGGAGAAGTGGACCCCACTCAA GTTCACGAGAGTTTGCAGAGAATACGTGAAAGAAAACTTGTTAACTTTATTGAGTGGGGCCCTGCAAGTattcag GTTGCTCTGTCTAGAAAGTCGCCATATGTTCAAACTGCCCATAGG GTAAGTGGTCTTATGCTAGCAAGCCATACTAGTATCCGGCACCTTTTCAGTAAGTGTTTAAGCCAGTATGAGAAGTTGAGAAAGAAGCAAGCCTTTCTTGATAACTATCGGAAGTTCCCAATGTTCGCT GATAATGATCTTTCTGAATTTGACGAATCAAGAGATATCATTGAGAGTTTAGTTGATGAATACAAGGCCTGTGAGTCGCCAGATTACATTAAATGGGGAATGGAG GATCCAGATCATGTTTTAACAGGGGAAGGCAATGCTAGTGGAACGGTGGACCCAAATTTGGCAGTTTAA
- the LOC107424161 gene encoding arabinogalactan protein 20, giving the protein MAAAASFTRVSLRVWAFFALLFGIAFPALVQAQSPAPAPASDGTSIDQGIAYVLMLVALVLTYLIHPLDASSYNFF; this is encoded by the exons ATGGCAGCTGCTGCTTCGTTTACCAGGGTTTCACTTAGAGTATGGGCTTTCTTTGCTCTCCTTTTTGGCATTGCATTCCCGGCTCTTGTTCAAGCTCAATCTCCGGCTCCTGCCCCTGCTAGTGATG GGACTTCAATTGACCAAGGGATTGCATACGTGCTGATGCTGGTGGCCCTCGTGCTTACTTACCTCATTCACCCACTCGACGCATCTTCCTACAACTTCTTTTAA